From a region of the Bradyrhizobium sp. KBS0727 genome:
- a CDS encoding homospermidine synthase, with protein sequence MSPSPTSQIYAKITGPIVMIGFGSIGKGTLPMIERHLDYDKSRITVIDPKDEGRKAHCERHNVRFIQQGLTKDNYRDLLTPLLTEGGGQGFCVNLSVDTGSTDIMELCNELGVLYIDTVNEPWLGFYFDASKGPEARSNYALREVTLAAKKARPAGSTTAVSCCGANPGMVSFFVKQALLNVAADLKLNAPKPKTKAEWADLMRQAGIKGIHIAERDTQRSKSPKEPDVFVNTWSVEGFLSEGVQPSELGWGTHEKWMPENAHTHEAGCGAAIYLMQPGANTRVRTWCPTRGAQYGFLVTHNESISISDYFTVRDASGTTIYRPTCHYAYHPADDAVLSLHEMFGRAAKMQEKHHILDEDEIVDGIDELGVLLFGHDNNAYWYGSQLSIEETRKLAPYQNATGLQVTSAVLGGMVWALENPNEGIVEADEMDFDRLLEIQMPYLGPVKGYYTDWTPLSDRPGLFPEDIDTSDPWQFRNVLVR encoded by the coding sequence ATGTCCCCTTCCCCCACATCGCAGATCTACGCGAAAATTACCGGCCCCATTGTCATGATCGGCTTCGGCTCCATCGGCAAAGGCACATTGCCGATGATCGAGCGGCATCTCGATTACGACAAGTCGCGCATCACCGTGATCGATCCCAAGGACGAGGGCCGCAAGGCACATTGCGAGAGGCACAATGTCAGATTCATCCAGCAGGGCCTGACCAAGGACAATTATCGCGACTTGCTTACCCCGTTGCTCACTGAAGGCGGCGGCCAGGGTTTTTGCGTCAATCTCTCGGTCGATACCGGTTCTACCGACATCATGGAGCTCTGCAACGAACTTGGCGTTCTTTATATCGACACCGTCAACGAGCCCTGGCTCGGCTTCTATTTCGATGCTTCGAAGGGCCCGGAAGCGCGCTCCAACTACGCCCTTCGCGAAGTGACGCTGGCCGCCAAGAAGGCGCGCCCCGCGGGCTCGACGACGGCCGTCTCCTGCTGTGGCGCCAATCCCGGCATGGTCTCCTTTTTCGTCAAGCAGGCGCTACTCAATGTCGCCGCTGATCTGAAGCTCAATGCCCCCAAGCCGAAGACCAAAGCCGAATGGGCGGACTTGATGCGGCAGGCTGGCATCAAGGGCATCCACATCGCCGAACGCGACACCCAGCGCTCCAAGTCGCCGAAAGAGCCGGACGTATTCGTCAACACCTGGTCGGTGGAAGGTTTCCTGTCGGAAGGCGTGCAGCCGTCCGAACTCGGTTGGGGCACCCATGAAAAATGGATGCCCGAGAATGCGCATACCCACGAGGCTGGCTGCGGCGCAGCCATCTATCTAATGCAGCCCGGCGCCAACACGCGCGTGCGCACCTGGTGCCCGACCCGCGGCGCGCAGTATGGCTTCCTCGTCACCCACAACGAGTCGATCTCGATCTCCGATTACTTCACGGTGCGTGACGCATCGGGCACGACGATCTATCGGCCGACTTGCCACTATGCCTATCATCCGGCTGACGATGCCGTGCTGTCGCTGCATGAAATGTTCGGCCGCGCAGCGAAGATGCAGGAAAAGCACCACATCCTCGATGAGGACGAAATCGTCGACGGTATCGACGAACTCGGCGTGCTGCTGTTCGGCCATGACAACAATGCCTACTGGTACGGCTCGCAGCTCTCCATCGAAGAGACCCGCAAACTCGCACCCTATCAGAACGCCACCGGCCTGCAGGTGACCTCCGCCGTGCTCGGCGGCATGGTGTGGGCACTGGAAAACCCGAACGAAGGCATCGTCGAAGCCGACGAGATGGATTTCGATCGTCTGCTGGAAATCCAGATGCCGTATCTCGGCCCGGTGAAGGGCTACTACACCGACTGGACGCCGCTATCGGACCGGCCCGGCCTGTTCCCGGAAGACATCGATACATCCGATCCCTGGCAGTTCCGCAACGTGCTGGTGCGTTAG
- a CDS encoding branched-chain amino acid ABC transporter permease: MTTRRNSIAFWAGIAVFLVAVMAMTQIVRNEYPFFAGYVILQFIVLSVAWSILGGYAGYVNFGTNAFFGVGVYTAVALFKVSGAPLVVQIAAAAVVGMLLGLAVGLLTLRMRGIFFSIATIALAIIIETTVMNWRFVGGAAGIQLQRPPVMAPFDSYVKMLFFVQGVLVVIAVAIARYIQNSRIGRGLQALRDDELAAECTGVPTLKLKLVACMISGALISAAGAPAAMYLQYADPSSAFNLSYSVSVLAMALIGGTAHWIGPVLGAILLGTTQQLLAVTISSEVNVLVLGIMLVVFVVAAPKGIIGLLRPRYRLRAGGRT, encoded by the coding sequence ATGACCACACGACGCAACAGCATCGCCTTCTGGGCCGGCATCGCGGTCTTTCTCGTCGCCGTCATGGCGATGACGCAGATCGTCCGCAACGAATATCCGTTCTTTGCCGGCTATGTGATCCTGCAGTTTATCGTGCTCTCGGTCGCCTGGAGCATCCTCGGCGGCTATGCCGGTTACGTCAATTTCGGCACCAACGCCTTCTTCGGCGTCGGGGTCTACACCGCGGTGGCGTTGTTCAAGGTGTCCGGCGCGCCGCTCGTGGTGCAGATCGCCGCGGCCGCGGTCGTCGGCATGCTGCTCGGGCTTGCGGTCGGCCTGCTGACCTTGCGCATGCGGGGCATCTTCTTTTCGATCGCGACGATTGCGCTGGCGATCATCATCGAGACCACGGTCATGAACTGGCGGTTCGTCGGCGGCGCTGCCGGCATCCAGTTACAGCGGCCGCCGGTGATGGCGCCGTTCGACAGTTACGTGAAGATGCTGTTCTTCGTGCAGGGCGTGCTGGTGGTGATTGCGGTGGCGATCGCGCGCTATATCCAGAATTCCCGGATCGGCCGCGGCCTGCAGGCGCTGCGGGACGACGAACTCGCGGCGGAATGCACCGGTGTGCCGACGCTTAAACTCAAATTGGTCGCCTGCATGATCTCGGGCGCGCTGATCTCCGCGGCCGGCGCGCCGGCGGCGATGTATCTGCAATATGCCGACCCGTCGTCGGCCTTCAATCTCAGTTATTCGGTCTCGGTGCTGGCGATGGCGCTGATCGGCGGCACCGCGCACTGGATCGGCCCGGTGCTCGGGGCGATCCTGCTCGGCACCACGCAGCAGCTTCTGGCCGTCACCATCTCGTCCGAAGTCAACGTGCTGGTGCTCGGCATCATGCTGGTCGTGTTCGTGGTGGCGGCGCCCAAGGGCATTATCGGGCTGCTGCGGCCGCGCTACCGGTTGCGCGCGGGGGGCAGGACATGA
- the rnk gene encoding nucleoside diphosphate kinase regulator: MPHLPRTQLPPIKIRQAERERLGHLADASAETFSATAEFLAREIERATVVPDTAPLPGIVGMESEVTFRDDATGLQKQVTLVYPNAADIDAGRVSVLTPIGAALIGLSAGQAISFETPSGEQRSLTVLDVRGPN; the protein is encoded by the coding sequence ATGCCCCATTTGCCTCGCACACAGCTTCCTCCCATCAAGATCCGACAGGCGGAGCGCGAACGGCTCGGCCATCTCGCCGACGCTTCCGCCGAGACCTTTTCGGCCACGGCCGAATTCCTCGCCCGGGAAATCGAACGCGCGACGGTCGTTCCCGATACGGCGCCGCTCCCGGGAATCGTCGGGATGGAATCCGAAGTGACCTTCCGCGACGACGCGACGGGCTTGCAGAAGCAGGTCACGCTGGTCTATCCGAACGCGGCTGACATCGACGCCGGCCGCGTCTCGGTTCTGACCCCGATCGGCGCCGCGCTGATCGGGCTGTCGGCCGGACAGGCCATCAGCTTCGAAACGCCGTCGGGCGAACAGCGATCGCTCACCGTCCTGGACGTTCGCGGACCCAATTGA
- a CDS encoding ABC transporter ATP-binding protein, whose amino-acid sequence MTQGIPSVDAPLLRIGSLTKTFGGFTALDNISVDIRKGERFGLIGPNGSGKTTLINCISGALRQNAGSVMFCGEDITQLPPHLRARRGIARSFQIPRPFKSMTVLENLMVGLDFASAPGAAAAALPEEEVAMSILARMGLAAKAGAPTDTLSQVELRKMELARAMAMRPKLLISDEAMAGLSHSEVDEVLDLLISLGDEDITIIMIEHIMQAVMRFSKRMMCLDAGKIIALGAPDEVMANQRVQEAYLGT is encoded by the coding sequence ATGACGCAAGGTATCCCGTCAGTCGACGCGCCTCTGCTGCGGATCGGCAGCCTGACCAAGACCTTCGGCGGCTTCACCGCGCTCGACAATATCAGCGTCGATATCAGGAAAGGTGAGCGCTTCGGCCTGATCGGACCGAACGGTTCCGGCAAGACCACGCTGATCAACTGCATTTCCGGCGCGTTGCGTCAAAATGCCGGCAGCGTGATGTTCTGCGGCGAGGACATCACCCAATTGCCGCCGCACCTGCGCGCGCGCCGTGGCATCGCACGCTCTTTCCAGATTCCGCGGCCGTTCAAGAGCATGACGGTGCTGGAAAACCTCATGGTCGGCCTCGACTTCGCGTCAGCGCCCGGCGCTGCCGCCGCGGCCTTGCCGGAGGAAGAAGTCGCGATGTCGATCCTCGCGCGGATGGGGCTGGCGGCCAAGGCCGGCGCGCCGACCGATACGCTGAGCCAGGTCGAATTGCGCAAGATGGAGCTTGCGCGCGCCATGGCGATGCGCCCGAAGCTTTTGATTTCCGACGAAGCCATGGCCGGGCTGTCCCATTCCGAAGTCGACGAGGTGCTGGACCTCCTGATCAGCCTCGGCGACGAGGACATCACCATCATCATGATCGAGCACATCATGCAGGCGGTGATGCGCTTTTCGAAGCGGATGATGTGCCTCGATGCCGGCAAGATCATCGCCCTCGGCGCGCCGGACGAGGTGATGGCGAACCAGCGGGTGCAGGAGGCCTATCTTGGCACTTAG
- a CDS encoding acetoacetate decarboxylase gives MKIDDVRRTAYSMPLTNPAFPPAPYRFFNREYFIITYRTDPEALAAVVPEPLEIAEPLVKYEFIRMPDSTGFGDYTETGQVIPVRYKGEDGGYVHSMYLDDEAPIAGGRELWGFPKKLASPKIAVESDVLVGTLHYGSVLCASATMGYKHREIDHDAVLKSMKAPNFMLKIIPHVDGSPRICELVRYYLEDIALKEAWTGPGALGLFPHALADVARLPVREVVSATHFKADLTLGLGTVDFDYLAK, from the coding sequence ATGAAGATCGACGACGTCAGGCGAACCGCTTATTCGATGCCGCTGACCAACCCGGCGTTTCCGCCGGCGCCCTATCGCTTCTTCAACCGCGAATATTTCATCATCACCTATCGCACCGATCCGGAGGCGCTGGCCGCCGTGGTGCCGGAGCCGCTCGAAATCGCCGAGCCGCTGGTCAAATACGAGTTCATCCGCATGCCTGATTCAACCGGCTTCGGCGACTACACCGAAACCGGGCAGGTGATCCCGGTGCGCTACAAGGGCGAGGACGGTGGCTACGTTCATTCGATGTACCTGGACGACGAAGCACCGATTGCCGGCGGCCGCGAGCTCTGGGGCTTTCCGAAGAAACTGGCGTCGCCTAAGATCGCGGTCGAGAGCGACGTGCTGGTCGGCACGCTGCATTACGGCTCGGTGCTCTGCGCCTCCGCCACCATGGGCTACAAGCACCGCGAGATCGACCACGACGCGGTGCTGAAGTCGATGAAGGCGCCGAACTTCATGCTGAAGATCATTCCGCATGTCGACGGCAGCCCGCGGATATGCGAACTGGTGCGCTATTATCTCGAGGACATCGCGCTGAAGGAGGCGTGGACCGGGCCGGGCGCGCTCGGCCTGTTTCCGCACGCGCTGGCCGACGTCGCGCGGCTGCCGGTGCGCGAAGTGGTTTCAGCCACGCATTTCAAGGCGGACCTGACGCTCGGGTTGGGGACGGTGGATTTCGATTATCTGGCGAAGTGA
- a CDS encoding ABC transporter ATP-binding protein, with translation MALSLAIDGLHAGYGAVKALRGVTLDVEAGETVALLGTNGNGKSTLMKCIMGLIRPERGGISLTIDGVAHDLTKLSTEQIVDLGVALVPEGRRLFPKLTVTENLMLGAFRKVARGTIDRNIALAFETFPVLKERANQLAGTMSGGQQQMLAIARALMSSPRLLLIDEPSVGLSPLLVSQTIAKIGELKARVGLTVLMAEQNFNQAIRIADRGYIIVHGEIAVAARSVDELKANDIVKRLYLGGVA, from the coding sequence TTGGCACTTAGCCTCGCCATCGACGGCCTCCACGCCGGCTACGGCGCCGTCAAGGCGCTGCGCGGCGTCACGCTCGACGTCGAGGCCGGCGAGACCGTCGCGCTGCTCGGCACCAACGGCAACGGCAAGAGCACGTTGATGAAGTGCATCATGGGCCTGATCCGGCCGGAGCGCGGCGGCATATCGCTGACCATCGACGGCGTGGCGCATGACCTGACCAAACTCTCGACCGAACAGATCGTCGATCTCGGCGTGGCGCTGGTGCCGGAGGGGCGACGGCTGTTTCCCAAGCTGACGGTCACGGAAAACCTGATGCTCGGGGCCTTCCGCAAGGTCGCCCGCGGCACCATCGACCGGAACATCGCGCTGGCTTTCGAAACTTTTCCGGTATTGAAGGAGCGCGCCAACCAGCTTGCCGGCACCATGTCCGGCGGGCAGCAGCAGATGCTGGCGATCGCACGCGCGCTGATGTCGTCGCCGCGGCTCTTGCTGATCGACGAGCCGTCGGTCGGGCTGTCGCCGCTTCTGGTGTCGCAGACCATCGCCAAGATCGGCGAGCTCAAGGCGCGAGTCGGCCTGACGGTGCTGATGGCGGAGCAGAATTTCAATCAGGCCATCCGGATTGCCGACCGCGGCTACATCATCGTCCATGGCGAGATCGCGGTCGCGGCCCGGTCGGTCGACGAGTTGAAGGCCAACGACATCGTCAAGCGGCTCTATCTCGGCGGCGTCGCCTGA